TCAGGGGTTGGGTCAAGGAACCCAGCGGGCCCTTGACAGTGATCTGATCCTGCTTGATGTCAGCTTCGACACCCTTGGGCAGTTCGACCGGATACTTAGCGATACGTGACATTAGAATTTCTCCTTAGGCCACGTAGCACAGCACTTCGCCGCCGACGCCGTTGGCGCGAGCCTTACGGTCGGTCATGACGCCGCGCGAGGTCGAAACGATAGCCACGCCCAGGCCATTCATGACCTGAGGAATGCTGGTACGGCCCTTGTAGATACGCAGACCGGGGCGCGAGACGCGTTCGATGCGCTCGATGACCGGACGGCCAGCGTAGTACTTCAGGGTGATCTCGAGCTCAGGCTTGGCCTGGGTGCCCTTGATTTCAAAGCTGTCGATGTAGCCTTCGTCTTTCAGCACAGCGGCAATGGCCGCCTTCAGCTTCGAGGAGGGCATGCTCACCGTAACTTTGTCCACTTGCTGCGCATTGCGAATGCGGGTCAGCATATCGGCGATGGGATCGCTCATGCTCATATTGTTTCTCCTACCAGC
The DNA window shown above is from Achromobacter spanius and carries:
- the rpsH gene encoding 30S ribosomal protein S8, with amino-acid sequence MSMSDPIADMLTRIRNAQQVDKVTVSMPSSKLKAAIAAVLKDEGYIDSFEIKGTQAKPELEITLKYYAGRPVIERIERVSRPGLRIYKGRTSIPQVMNGLGVAIVSTSRGVMTDRKARANGVGGEVLCYVA